From a region of the Zingiber officinale cultivar Zhangliang chromosome 4B, Zo_v1.1, whole genome shotgun sequence genome:
- the LOC121975483 gene encoding ACT domain-containing protein ACR4-like has product MDGDSSSSWDSDDEYEKFIRRMNPPRVVIDNNSCPNATVIKVDSANKYGILLEVVQVLIDLNLIIKKAYISSDGGWFMDVFKVTDTDGKKIETQKQLENIKDCIRKSIGEGSFEPSRSRSVDFMPSSSDHTSIELTGADRPGLLSEVSSVLTDLKCNVVSAEVWTHNARAAAVMQVTDEETGSAITDPQRLSKIKQLLCNVLNGNNRHRRAKTAVSMGITHKERRLHQMMFDDRDYEKSDEDNENEHCRPKVTVINWFDKDCSVVTVQCKDRPKLLFDTVCTLTDMQYVVFHGSVDAEGPKAYQEYCIRHIDGSVVNSEAERQRVVQCLEAAIERRVSEGLKLELSTSDRMGLLSDVTRIFREHGLTVTRAEVSTRDGKAINTFYVRDVAGNSVDPKTLDDIRSEIGQTVLQVKGNSDELKSPQESSTRLLFGGLFRSKSLYNLGLIRSYT; this is encoded by the exons ATGG ATGGAGATTCGAGTTCTTCCTGGGACAGTGACGATGAATATGAGAAATTCATCCGAAGAATGAACCCTCCACG GGTTGTTATCGATAATAATTCTTGCCCAAATGCTACGGTTATTAAG GTCGATAGTGCAAATAAATATGGAATCCTTTTGGAAGTTGTTCAGGTCCTTATAGACCTTAATCTCATTATCAAGAAAGCTTATATCTCATCTGATGGAGGGTGGTTCATGGATG TTTTTAAAGTGACAGATACAGATGGTAAAAAAATTGAGACTCAAAAACAACTGGAAAATATAAAGGACTGCATCAGAAAA TCGATAGGGGAAGGTTCTTTTGAACCATCACGAAGTAGATCTGTAGATTTCATGCCTTCGTCCTCTGATCACACGTCAATTGAGCTAACTGGGGCAGATCGCCCTGGCCTGCTCTCTGAAGTTAGTTCAGTTCTCACTGATCTAAAATGCAATGTGGTGAGTGCCGAGGTGTGGACGCACAACGCTAGAGCTGCAGCAGTGATGCAGGTGACCGATGAGGAGACAGGTTCTGCTATTACTGACCCCCAAAGGCTCTCTAAAATCAAACAGCTCCTTTGCAATGTTCTAAATGGAAACAACAGGCATAGGAGAGCCAAGACTGCGGTTTCAATGGGTATCACCCACAAAGAGAGGAGGCTGCATCAAATGATGTTTGATGATAGGGATTATGAGAAGTCAGATGAGGACAATGAGAATGAGCATTGCCGACCAAAGGTTACTGTCATTAACTGGTTTGACAAGGATTGCTCTGTTGTCACAGTGCAATGTAAGGATAGGCCAAAGCTTCTTTTCGATACAGTTTGCACTTTGACGGATATGCAGTATGTGGTTTTCCATGGAAGCGTCGACGCAGAGGGCCCAAAAGCTTATCAG GAGTACTGCATTAGACATATAGATGGTTCCGTGGTTAACTCAGAAGCTGAGCGTCAGCGAGTTGTTCAGTGCCTTGAAGCAGCCATAGAGAGGAGAGTGTCTGAG GGTCTTAAGTTGGAGTTGTCTACAAGCGATCGAATGGGTCTGTTATCTGATGTCACGAGAATATTCCGTGAGCATGGCCTGACAGTCACAAGAGCTGAAGTGTCTACAAGAGATGGTAAAGCTATCAACACATTTTACGTCCGCGATGTTGCTGGTAATTCAGTTGACCCAAAGACCTTGGATGACATACGATCCGAGATAGGGCAAACAGTGCTACAAGTGAAAGGCAATTCTGATGAACTTAAATCTCCACAAGAGTCTTCTACCCGATTGCTCTTTGGTGGCTTATTCAGGTCAAAATCACTTTATAATCTTGGATTAATTAGGTCTTACACTTAG